From Streptomyces sp. CMB-StM0423, a single genomic window includes:
- a CDS encoding MazG-like family protein: MDETWTTIERLCAWLDEESPVQGRTGRLLRILKVGEEYGEVAAAVHGLLGSNPRKGRTHTIDDICEELCDVIVTSMVALASISDDAGDVFSARLREIARRSLE, encoded by the coding sequence ATGGACGAGACCTGGACCACGATCGAGCGGTTGTGTGCGTGGCTGGATGAGGAGAGTCCCGTGCAGGGGAGGACCGGGCGGTTGCTGCGGATTCTGAAGGTCGGGGAGGAGTACGGGGAGGTGGCCGCGGCCGTGCACGGGCTGCTGGGGTCCAATCCGCGGAAGGGCAGGACCCACACCATCGACGACATCTGCGAGGAACTGTGCGATGTGATCGTGACGAGCATGGTCGCCCTCGCCTCGATCTCCGACGACGCCGGTGACGTCTTCTCCGCGCGGCTGCGGGAGATCGCCCGCCGTTCCCTCGAATGA
- a CDS encoding ATP-binding protein codes for MHETHVTRVTEPTACDLPAYSVTLPRTEASVARARRLVSASLRAWALEAGAEDACLVVSELVTNAVRHARLEVVHVKVSRVGPRRVRVAVVDRSRAMPRVVEAGRDDESGRGLAAVAGFSAAWGAEPMPWGKRVWADVDVFGGGS; via the coding sequence ATGCACGAAACACACGTGACGAGGGTGACCGAGCCGACCGCCTGTGATCTGCCTGCCTACAGCGTGACTCTGCCGCGCACCGAGGCTTCCGTGGCGAGGGCGCGCAGGCTTGTCTCCGCCTCGCTGCGGGCGTGGGCGCTGGAGGCCGGGGCCGAGGACGCGTGTCTCGTCGTGAGCGAGTTGGTGACCAACGCCGTGCGGCACGCGCGGCTGGAGGTCGTGCACGTCAAGGTGTCCCGGGTCGGGCCGCGGCGTGTGCGGGTGGCCGTGGTCGACCGGTCCAGGGCCATGCCCAGGGTCGTCGAGGCGGGCCGGGACGACGAGTCGGGGCGGGGGCTGGCCGCGGTGGCCGGGTTCTCTGCCGCGTGGGGGGCCGAGCCGATGCCGTGGGGTAAGCGGGTGTGGGCGGACGTCGATGTCTTCGGAGGCGGCTCGTGA
- a CDS encoding helix-turn-helix domain-containing protein — protein MLYGETIGDRVGRLRVRRELTQEGLAERAGVSVDTVRKLEQNRRHSARLSTLNRLARALDVETSALVGQPTTFEAHAEGDAPSVLALRQAVAPVSDLFGEEPDPEDPPTLSALRAALRATERIRRDGHIGEIGALLPQLIRDARAAVDVQQGTARSAACAVLAEAYQVAATTLAALGKEDAAFTAMERATDAARRSDDPYLEAIGASTLAWILTRQGRLEDAEHVALAQADAIDPGFRSRPVELSLWGILLLRAATACARQGEARYDRVEDLLRLASAAAARIGEDRLDYATPFGPANAGVAKVNFLVEMDKSHEAVTAARTIPGVRTLPPTWRARFHVDRALAYANLAQDARATDALLAAERDAPEWMRYHGTTRQLVTDLRTREPRRTAPITELAARLRVDG, from the coding sequence ATGTTGTACGGCGAGACCATCGGTGACCGGGTCGGGCGGCTGCGGGTGCGGCGGGAGTTGACGCAGGAGGGGCTCGCGGAGCGCGCGGGCGTCTCGGTCGACACCGTACGGAAGCTGGAGCAGAACCGGCGCCACTCCGCCCGGCTGTCCACGCTCAACAGGCTGGCGCGCGCGCTCGACGTCGAGACCTCCGCGCTCGTCGGCCAGCCCACCACCTTCGAAGCGCACGCAGAAGGCGACGCCCCCTCGGTCCTCGCTCTGCGGCAGGCCGTGGCCCCCGTGTCGGACCTGTTCGGCGAGGAGCCGGACCCCGAGGACCCGCCGACGCTGAGCGCGCTGCGGGCCGCGCTGCGCGCCACGGAACGCATCCGGCGGGACGGCCACATCGGCGAGATCGGCGCGCTGCTCCCGCAGTTGATCCGCGACGCCCGCGCCGCGGTGGACGTGCAGCAGGGCACCGCCCGGTCGGCGGCCTGCGCGGTGCTCGCCGAGGCGTACCAGGTCGCGGCGACCACGCTCGCCGCGCTGGGCAAGGAGGACGCCGCGTTCACCGCGATGGAGCGGGCGACGGACGCGGCCCGCCGCTCGGACGACCCGTACCTGGAGGCCATCGGCGCCTCGACGCTGGCGTGGATCCTCACCCGGCAGGGCCGGCTGGAGGACGCGGAACACGTCGCGCTGGCCCAGGCCGACGCGATCGACCCGGGTTTCCGGTCGCGGCCCGTCGAGTTGTCGCTGTGGGGGATCCTGCTGCTCCGCGCGGCCACGGCCTGCGCGCGGCAGGGCGAGGCCCGCTACGACCGGGTGGAGGACCTGCTGCGCCTTGCCTCGGCCGCCGCCGCGCGCATCGGCGAGGACCGGCTCGACTACGCCACCCCCTTCGGACCGGCCAACGCGGGCGTGGCGAAGGTCAACTTCCTGGTGGAGATGGACAAGAGCCATGAGGCCGTCACCGCCGCCCGCACGATCCCGGGCGTACGCACCCTGCCCCCCACCTGGCGCGCCCGCTTCCACGTCGACCGCGCACTCGCCTACGCGAACCTCGCCCAGGACGCCCGCGCGACCGACGCCCTGCTGGCCGCCGAACGGGACGCCCCGGAGTGGATGCGCTACCACGGCACGACCCGCCAGTTGGTCACCGACCTCCGCACCCGCGAACCCCGCCGCACGGCCCCCATCACCGAACTGGCCGCCCGGCTGCGCGTGGACGGGTAG